A window of Acidimicrobiales bacterium contains these coding sequences:
- a CDS encoding site-specific DNA-methyltransferase: MSDIRKSTATTAFGVGKRESHDSSSFYERFTPPEISADDSVNPIPASVRAIHNRDSREISSVLPANSVALVATSPPYFVGKEYELAITGDPDTRGSVPSVPTSYFDYLQMLRDVFASCVEVLEPGGRIAVNVANLGRKPYRSLSADVISILQDDLGLLLRGEIIWQKAEGATGSVAWGSYRKATNPVLRDLTERVIVASKGRFDRAQSKERRSTMSADDFMEATLDVWKISPESAKRVRHPAPFPVELPRRLIDLYTYEGDAVLDPFLGSGSTLVAAERTGRRGIGFDLDPEYCEIAAERVEAERTRPHLRTVEVEAEDPLFELPDDDADRQEFFQARATSEGKKAADIAQRVLEEAGFEIVRTPVKVPKVGVQFNFLVADAEGGQFYVDVSGAFTTVRPGLMRTDTLWKTLGRIHVLRATDEPQDPSRVLVLTSNLPKANSEGDKALRAVGPDQVFDAVEMFDKAGVARLRAYAEGGAVLPVLGFWTESDIEKI, encoded by the coding sequence GTGTCTGACATTCGCAAATCAACCGCCACGACGGCCTTCGGCGTGGGCAAGCGCGAGAGCCACGATTCGTCGTCGTTCTACGAGCGCTTCACCCCGCCCGAGATCAGCGCCGATGACTCGGTCAACCCAATCCCCGCGTCGGTGAGGGCCATCCACAATCGCGACAGCCGCGAGATCTCGTCGGTGCTGCCGGCCAACTCGGTCGCCCTGGTCGCCACCTCGCCGCCCTATTTCGTGGGCAAGGAGTACGAACTCGCCATCACCGGCGATCCCGACACCCGGGGGTCGGTGCCGAGCGTGCCCACCTCCTACTTCGACTATCTCCAGATGTTGCGCGACGTGTTCGCGTCGTGCGTCGAGGTGCTCGAGCCGGGCGGACGCATCGCCGTCAACGTCGCCAATCTGGGCCGCAAGCCGTATCGCAGTCTGAGCGCCGACGTCATCTCGATTCTCCAGGACGATCTCGGACTCCTCCTGCGGGGCGAGATCATCTGGCAGAAGGCCGAGGGGGCCACCGGTTCGGTGGCCTGGGGTTCCTATCGGAAGGCCACCAACCCGGTGTTGCGCGATCTCACCGAGCGGGTGATCGTGGCCAGCAAGGGGCGCTTCGACCGGGCTCAGTCCAAGGAACGACGCAGCACGATGTCGGCCGACGACTTCATGGAGGCCACGCTCGACGTGTGGAAGATCAGCCCCGAGTCGGCCAAGCGGGTGCGGCACCCGGCCCCGTTCCCGGTCGAGCTGCCCCGCCGCCTGATCGACCTCTACACCTACGAGGGTGATGCGGTGCTCGACCCCTTCCTCGGCTCGGGATCCACGCTGGTGGCCGCCGAGCGCACCGGTCGACGGGGGATCGGGTTCGATCTCGATCCGGAATACTGCGAGATCGCGGCCGAGCGGGTCGAGGCCGAACGGACCCGCCCCCACCTGCGCACGGTCGAGGTCGAGGCCGAGGATCCGCTGTTCGAGCTGCCCGACGACGATGCCGACCGTCAGGAGTTCTTCCAGGCTCGAGCCACCAGCGAGGGCAAGAAGGCGGCCGACATCGCCCAGCGGGTGCTCGAGGAAGCCGGGTTCGAGATCGTCAGGACCCCGGTCAAGGTGCCCAAGGTCGGGGTGCAGTTCAACTTCCTCGTGGCCGACGCCGAAGGTGGGCAGTTCTATGTCGATGTGTCCGGCGCGTTCACCACGGTCCGTCCCGGCTTGATGCGCACCGACACGCTGTGGAAGACCCTCGGTCGTATCCACGTGCTGCGAGCGACCGACGAACCGCAGGACCCCAGCCGGGTGCTGGTGCTCACCTCCAACCTGCCCAAGGCCAACAGCGAGGGCGACAAGGCGTTGCGGGCCGTGGGCCCCGATCAGGTCTTCGATGCGGTCGAGATGTTCGACAAGGCCGGTGTCGCCCGGCTGCGGGCCTATGCCGAGGGGGGCGCAGTGTTGCCGGTCCTCGGCTTCTGGACCGAGAGCGACATCGAGAAGATCTGA
- a CDS encoding SDR family NAD(P)-dependent oxidoreductase, which translates to MERFIDKVAVVTGAGSGIGRATAIRLASEGASVVAADINEAVAGVADEIRAAGGTAVSVCADVSRRDGAETPIDLALDTYGRLDVLCNIAGVLAASHSDQTTDDEWDRVIAVNLTGVFYTTRHALPAIVESKGSIVMAASTSALSGHPWMTAYSASKGGVLAMTRTLAMEYARRGVRVNAVAPGGITTPMVGGLELPEDIDFSLFDRISPLDEFRGPETVAAAIVFLAAPEAAHINGEVLRVDGGTLA; encoded by the coding sequence ATGGAACGATTCATCGACAAGGTGGCAGTGGTGACCGGCGCCGGGTCAGGCATCGGCCGCGCCACCGCGATTCGGCTCGCCTCAGAAGGTGCTTCGGTCGTCGCGGCCGACATCAACGAGGCGGTCGCCGGTGTCGCCGACGAGATCAGGGCGGCCGGCGGGACCGCGGTATCGGTGTGTGCCGATGTCAGCCGACGCGACGGGGCCGAGACGCCGATCGACCTCGCGCTCGACACCTACGGGCGCCTCGACGTGCTGTGCAACATCGCCGGGGTGCTCGCCGCATCCCACTCCGACCAGACGACCGACGACGAGTGGGACCGGGTCATCGCGGTGAACCTGACGGGCGTGTTCTACACGACACGCCACGCCCTGCCCGCCATCGTGGAGTCGAAGGGCTCGATCGTGATGGCTGCCTCGACCTCGGCACTCTCGGGTCACCCGTGGATGACGGCGTACAGCGCATCGAAGGGCGGCGTGCTCGCGATGACGCGCACACTGGCCATGGAGTACGCGCGGCGCGGCGTTCGCGTCAACGCCGTGGCGCCGGGGGGCATCACCACGCCGATGGTCGGGGGCCTCGAGCTTCCCGAGGACATCGATTTCTCCCTGTTCGACCGGATCTCCCCCCTCGACGAGTTCCGGGGGCCGGAGACGGTTGCCGCCGCCATCGTGTTCCTCGCCGCCCCCGAGGCGGCCCACATCAACGGCGAGGTCCTCCGCGTGGACGGTGGGACGCTCGCCTGA
- a CDS encoding glutaminyl-peptide cyclotransferase yields the protein MRVPLRCLAGIVVVSLVGACGPTPDAAPATAPVPTTSLTPTLAPAAVSPWPAAITDDLQEWHVQVLARLPHDETAFTQGLEVAATGTLESTGRLGASTLRLLDPTSGRVLRSTALDADLYGEGLTVVDDEIVQLTWRNGIALRYDADTLEPVGEFRYEGEGWGLCAGPEGLWMSDGSARLARRDPVTFDLLDSVTVRRGDDEVPALNELECIDDHVVANVWKSDEIVVIDPSSGDVVATIDAAVLRDAIDPADDEAVLNGIADRGDGTLLLGGMWWPTFFVVGVATEGVTPAE from the coding sequence ATGCGCGTCCCCCTCCGCTGCCTTGCCGGCATCGTCGTCGTCAGTCTCGTCGGTGCGTGCGGGCCGACGCCGGATGCCGCGCCGGCCACGGCCCCGGTGCCCACGACGAGCCTCACACCGACCCTCGCACCGGCGGCCGTTTCGCCGTGGCCGGCCGCGATCACCGACGACCTCCAGGAATGGCACGTGCAGGTCCTCGCTCGGCTCCCCCACGACGAAACGGCGTTCACCCAGGGATTGGAGGTCGCCGCCACCGGCACGCTCGAGAGCACGGGCCGTCTCGGCGCGTCGACCCTGCGGTTGCTCGACCCCACCAGCGGCCGGGTTCTGCGCAGCACGGCGCTCGACGCCGACCTCTACGGCGAGGGGTTGACCGTCGTCGACGACGAGATCGTCCAGTTGACGTGGCGCAACGGCATCGCGTTGCGCTACGACGCCGACACGCTCGAGCCGGTCGGCGAGTTCCGCTACGAGGGCGAGGGATGGGGTCTGTGCGCGGGCCCCGAGGGACTCTGGATGTCCGACGGCAGCGCCCGACTCGCCCGGCGCGATCCCGTCACCTTCGACCTCCTCGACTCGGTCACGGTGCGCCGGGGCGACGACGAGGTCCCGGCGCTCAACGAACTCGAGTGCATCGATGACCACGTCGTGGCCAACGTGTGGAAGTCCGACGAGATCGTCGTCATCGATCCGTCGTCGGGGGACGTCGTCGCCACCATCGATGCCGCCGTCCTCCGCGACGCGATCGACCCCGCCGACGACGAGGCAGTGTTGAACGGCATCGCCGACCGAGGTGACGGCACCCTTCTGCTCGGCGGAATGTGGTGGCCGACCTTCTTCGTCGTGGGGGTCGCCACCGAGGGCGTCACACCAGCGGAATAG